The stretch of DNA CTACGACGGCTCCGTCGATCGCTCGTAGGGCACGGGTTACTTTTCCTGTGAAGTCTACGTGTCCTGGGGTGTCGATTAGGTTGATTACGTGGGATTTGCCGTCAACTTCGTGTAGAAGGGAAATGTTTGCGGATTTGATTGTGATTCCACGTTTTTGTTCTTCTTCTAGGTAGTCAAGGGCTCTTGCTGCTCCAGCAATTTTAGGGGATAGGAGCCCAGCTTCAGCTAACAAGGAATCGGACATTGTGGTTTTGCCGTGGTCGATGTGGGCAATAATTCCGATGTTCCTGATGTCTTCTTTTTTGTTCATGAGCTTTACGAGGTCGCTCGTTTGCCTAAATTTTGGCACCTTATAGTTTCTCCTGATTGTTAATGGACAGAATGCTAGATTAAAAGCATACCTATAAGCATTATTGTAAAGTAAAGGCATGCCCCATTAGAACTATTGTGAAGATTTCTCCAGTTTCCAGAACAGAAAGAACTGAAACGGGGTCAATCGTCCCAAAGGTAAAGTTTCTTTTTTGCTTTTAGTTTTTCCAAACCGCAATCAAAACAGATACCATTATGACAACAAATTATGCCACCACAATCGGGGCATTCCCATTTTTTCTGTTGCAGTTCCAAAAGTTTTTCCAAACCCTTTTTCTCAATTATCTGAAGGTTTTCAATCAAACTCATGTGATAACGACTTTTGTAGCGGTTGTCGATGTGCTGTAAGTTTTTGCAGGGAAAATCTGGACATTGATAACAGAACTCAATTTCTTGATTCAGAAGCTTTTCACATCGTTTCTTGAGAAAAGCACATTGCTTGTCGCGGGGTCTGCAACCTTTACAGTAGGCCA from Candidatus Bathyarchaeum sp. encodes:
- a CDS encoding DUF3795 domain-containing protein yields the protein MRAELIAPCGMDCNVCSGYLAFDHDLRSQGVKMAYCKGCRPRDKQCAFLKKRCEKLLNQEIEFCYQCPDFPCKNLQHIDNRYKSRYHMSLIENLQIIEKKGLEKLLELQQKKWECPDCGGIICCHNGICFDCGLEKLKAKKKLYLWDD